The Acidobacteriota bacterium genome contains a region encoding:
- a CDS encoding amino acid permease has product MPDLMAKKPLNIIMQEAQEGGEHSLRRALGPTNLISLGIGAIIGTGIFVLTGTASAMHAGPAIILSFCLAALACVFAGLCYAEFASMIPVAGSAYTYGYATLGEFVAWIIGWDLILEYALGAATVASGWSGYVLSLLGDLGIRVSPTLAGAPGTKFVFYHDHWERLAGIAKKLAIEHIDPATLPSTTSSFNLFGFLGIALVTVILVIGIKESANFNSFIVIIKICVLLIFLALGGAYVLKHWGEAVANWTPFLPPNAGHYGEYGISGIATAAGIIFFAYIGFDAVSTAAQEAKNPARDMPIGILGSLAICTVLYILVAVVLTGLVKYTNLDVPDPIAIGIDVTGVRWGSMVVKLGAICGLSSTMVVMLLGQSRVFFSMSKDGLLPGWASKVHPRFRTPYLSTIFVGICVALAGALTPIDVLGEMVSIGTLMAFIIVCAGVWVLRARGTEVKRAFVTPWVPFTPIMGIVISAYMMYSLKTATWIRLVVWLVIGLIIYFAYSRKNSKVQQGHPEEALITR; this is encoded by the coding sequence ATGCCGGATTTAATGGCGAAGAAGCCTCTGAACATCATTATGCAGGAGGCCCAAGAAGGCGGCGAACACAGTCTGCGGCGTGCGCTCGGTCCGACGAACCTGATTTCGCTTGGTATTGGAGCGATCATCGGAACAGGAATCTTCGTGCTCACCGGCACCGCGTCCGCGATGCATGCGGGGCCAGCAATCATTCTTTCGTTCTGCCTCGCGGCGTTAGCCTGCGTTTTCGCTGGGCTCTGCTACGCCGAGTTTGCCTCCATGATTCCAGTAGCCGGTTCGGCTTACACCTATGGCTATGCAACGTTGGGAGAGTTCGTAGCATGGATCATTGGCTGGGACCTGATCCTGGAATACGCTTTGGGAGCTGCGACCGTGGCCAGCGGATGGAGTGGTTACGTGCTCAGCCTGTTAGGTGATTTGGGCATTCGAGTCAGCCCAACTCTCGCAGGCGCTCCCGGTACAAAGTTCGTCTTCTACCATGACCATTGGGAGCGGCTCGCCGGCATTGCGAAGAAGCTTGCAATTGAACATATCGATCCCGCAACTCTGCCTAGCACAACATCCTCTTTTAATCTCTTCGGCTTTCTCGGCATTGCCCTCGTGACTGTGATTCTGGTGATCGGCATCAAGGAATCGGCCAATTTCAATTCGTTCATCGTCATCATCAAAATCTGCGTACTGCTGATTTTCCTCGCGCTCGGCGGAGCTTACGTCCTGAAGCATTGGGGCGAAGCCGTGGCCAATTGGACGCCGTTCTTACCGCCGAACGCTGGACACTACGGTGAGTATGGCATTTCGGGAATCGCAACCGCTGCCGGAATCATATTTTTTGCTTACATTGGTTTCGACGCAGTCTCCACTGCTGCGCAAGAGGCTAAGAACCCGGCGCGAGACATGCCTATCGGCATCCTCGGATCGCTGGCGATTTGCACCGTGCTATACATCCTTGTAGCTGTAGTGCTCACTGGACTTGTTAAGTATACAAACCTTGACGTGCCGGATCCGATAGCCATCGGTATCGACGTCACCGGAGTGCGCTGGGGAAGTATGGTGGTGAAGCTTGGTGCCATCTGCGGACTGAGCAGCACTATGGTGGTTATGTTGCTCGGTCAATCTCGCGTTTTCTTTTCTATGTCCAAAGATGGACTCCTACCAGGCTGGGCCAGCAAAGTTCATCCGCGCTTTCGCACCCCTTATCTCTCCACGATTTTCGTAGGCATCTGCGTCGCGTTGGCAGGCGCCCTCACCCCCATTGATGTACTTGGAGAAATGGTTTCGATTGGTACGTTGATGGCTTTCATCATCGTGTGCGCCGGCGTCTGGGTTCTGCGCGCGCGTGGCACAGAAGTGAAGCGGGCCTTCGTTACGCCATGGGTTCCATTCACTCCCATTATGGGTATTGTCATATCTGCGTACATGATGTACAGCCTCAAAACCGCGACCTGGATTCGACTGGTAGTGTGGCTGGTGATCGGCCTCATCATCTATTTCGCGTATAGCCGCAAAAACAGCAAAGTACAGCAGGGACATCCAGAAGAAGCACTAATTACGCGTTAG
- a CDS encoding amino acid transporter, whose protein sequence is MTTPTQVRVPAPESSQFVQGINLTSATTLVIGSMIGSGIFIVSADIGRLVDSPALLIVAWVVTGFMTVVGALTYGELAAMMPKAGGQYVFLRESLGPLWGFLYGWSMFAVIQTGTIAAVGVAFGKFMGMLFPAISADKWIWHIGHVPQWQVGPMALGNMDVGVNSQNLVAIAMVLFLTAINVLGVKTGAIVQNIFTFSKTAALFGLVLIGATLGRNAEAISQNFRHFWQNASFSTLHPVQVGVGGPIAFVGLFTIVAVAQVGSLFSSDAWNNVTFTAAEVENPRRNLPLSLALGTGLVTILYIAANFVYLMVLPLHGNPHGTTVLAHGIQYAADDRVGTAVMQQAFGASGAVLMAIAIMISTFGCNNGLILAGARIYYAMAKDGLFFRSVGGLHPRYKTPVASLIVQALWTCCLCLSGSYGQLLDLTMFAVIIFYILTIGGLFVLRRTRPDVLRPYRAFGYPVLPAIYIVMAIFIDVVLLRYKPQYTWPGLIIVLLGIPIYLFWSRSARVNGSTVQLEGEAG, encoded by the coding sequence GTGACCACACCAACGCAGGTCCGCGTCCCAGCCCCCGAATCCTCTCAGTTTGTTCAAGGCATTAACCTTACCAGCGCTACCACTCTTGTCATTGGATCGATGATCGGGTCAGGCATTTTTATCGTCTCGGCCGATATAGGACGCCTAGTCGATTCACCAGCGCTGCTGATTGTCGCGTGGGTTGTTACTGGATTCATGACGGTTGTCGGCGCGCTGACTTATGGCGAACTCGCCGCCATGATGCCCAAGGCCGGCGGGCAATACGTATTCTTGCGCGAGTCTCTCGGACCGCTCTGGGGTTTTCTCTATGGCTGGTCGATGTTCGCAGTAATTCAAACCGGCACAATTGCCGCAGTCGGCGTCGCTTTCGGGAAGTTTATGGGCATGCTCTTCCCTGCTATTTCCGCGGACAAATGGATTTGGCATATCGGACATGTTCCGCAATGGCAGGTCGGGCCAATGGCGCTTGGAAACATGGATGTTGGCGTAAACAGCCAGAATCTTGTAGCCATTGCCATGGTTTTATTCCTTACCGCGATTAACGTTCTCGGTGTGAAGACTGGCGCAATTGTCCAAAACATCTTTACCTTTTCCAAAACTGCCGCCCTTTTCGGCCTCGTGCTGATCGGCGCAACGCTCGGGCGCAATGCTGAGGCAATTAGTCAAAACTTCAGACATTTCTGGCAAAACGCCTCGTTCAGTACGCTCCATCCAGTGCAGGTAGGAGTTGGCGGACCGATAGCTTTCGTGGGACTCTTTACGATCGTCGCTGTAGCGCAAGTAGGATCGCTGTTCTCTTCTGACGCTTGGAATAACGTCACCTTCACCGCCGCAGAGGTTGAGAATCCACGTCGCAATCTTCCTTTGTCCCTCGCACTCGGAACCGGTCTCGTCACAATTCTCTACATAGCAGCGAACTTCGTTTACCTCATGGTGCTGCCGCTGCACGGCAATCCGCATGGTACGACTGTACTGGCACACGGCATTCAATACGCGGCCGACGACCGAGTAGGAACGGCCGTGATGCAACAGGCTTTTGGAGCTTCGGGAGCGGTGCTGATGGCAATCGCCATCATGATCTCAACATTCGGTTGCAACAATGGACTGATCCTCGCGGGAGCGCGTATCTATTACGCGATGGCAAAGGATGGCCTCTTCTTCCGCTCAGTCGGAGGACTCCATCCCCGCTACAAGACGCCAGTAGCCTCACTCATAGTTCAGGCGCTCTGGACATGCTGCCTGTGCCTTTCAGGCAGCTATGGGCAACTGCTCGATCTGACAATGTTCGCTGTCATCATCTTCTATATTCTGACGATCGGCGGTCTCTTCGTTTTGCGGCGAACCCGGCCGGATGTACTGCGTCCTTATCGAGCCTTCGGGTACCCTGTTCTACCTGCCATTTACATCGTGATGGCGATCTTCATCGATGTCGTACTGTTGCGCTACAAACCGCAATACACATGGCCTGGACTGATCATTGTCCTACTCGGAATTCCCATATACCTATTCTGGTCACGAAGTGCCCGCGTCAATGGCAGTACGGTCCAATTAGAAGGCGAAGCAGGCTAA
- the accB gene encoding acetyl-CoA carboxylase biotin carboxyl carrier protein: MNQKELRELIEFLKEQDIAEFELERGDVKVRIKRGTIITTPALPIHASPGVTTSLPADIPAQPPIGHAGTAKPVAAEEGLHVVKSPIVGTFYESPSPGSPPFVKPGDKVDAGQVLCIIEAMKLMNEIEADVGGEIVKRLVNNGQPVEYGQPLFSIRPH; encoded by the coding sequence ATGAATCAAAAAGAGCTTAGAGAGCTGATCGAGTTCCTAAAAGAGCAGGACATTGCCGAGTTCGAGCTGGAACGCGGTGATGTAAAGGTTCGGATCAAACGTGGAACAATAATTACGACGCCTGCACTACCGATTCATGCTTCCCCTGGGGTTACAACCTCTTTGCCGGCGGATATTCCAGCGCAGCCTCCCATTGGACACGCGGGAACAGCAAAGCCCGTGGCCGCCGAGGAAGGACTGCATGTAGTTAAGTCGCCCATTGTGGGAACCTTCTACGAGTCGCCATCACCTGGATCTCCACCTTTCGTGAAACCAGGCGATAAAGTCGATGCCGGACAGGTGCTTTGCATTATTGAAGCAATGAAACTGATGAACGAAATCGAGGCCGACGTAGGGGGTGAAATCGTGAAACGCTTAGTCAATAACGGACAACCGGTGGAATACGGACAGCCATTGTTCAGCATCCGCCCGCACTAG
- the accC gene encoding acetyl-CoA carboxylase biotin carboxylase subunit produces MFNKILIANRGEIALRVICACKELGIRTVAVYSEADRNSLHVRFADEAVCIGPPRSAESYLNIPAVISAAEIANVEAIHPGYGLLSENANFAEVCETSRIKFIGPPPEVTRLMGEKEKARIAMKKAGVPILPGSEGVIQSEDEALEWAKQVGYPVILKASAGGGGRGMRVIRSAEELPRLFQAAHSEAANAFGNGDLYMEKFIERPRHIEFQILADEHGKVMTLGERECSIQRRHQKLLEESPSTRVTPKLRKQISEKLESSLTDIGYQNAGTIEFLMDEDGSLHFIEMNTRIQVEHPVTEMVTGVDLVKAQIRIASGEKLSEIISAPIEMRGHSIECRVNAEHPEKFTPSAGKITAFNTPGGTGVRVDTAAYAEGVVPPYYDSLIAKLITHGKDRDEAIARMSRALEMFIVEGIHTTIPLHRRIMENPDFRAANFDTKFMERFLENSRNGSGR; encoded by the coding sequence ATGTTCAATAAGATCCTAATCGCTAATCGCGGAGAAATCGCTCTTCGCGTCATTTGTGCCTGCAAGGAGCTCGGAATCCGAACCGTTGCGGTATACAGCGAGGCTGATCGCAATTCTCTTCATGTTCGGTTTGCAGATGAAGCTGTCTGCATTGGCCCTCCCCGTTCGGCTGAAAGCTATCTCAACATTCCTGCCGTGATTAGCGCAGCAGAAATCGCAAATGTCGAGGCCATCCATCCTGGATATGGCCTTCTAAGTGAGAACGCAAACTTCGCCGAAGTATGCGAAACTTCGCGTATCAAGTTCATCGGTCCTCCGCCGGAAGTCACGCGTCTGATGGGAGAAAAGGAAAAGGCGCGCATCGCGATGAAAAAGGCTGGTGTTCCAATTCTGCCCGGATCGGAGGGTGTCATTCAGAGTGAAGACGAGGCTCTCGAATGGGCGAAGCAAGTTGGATATCCCGTAATTCTGAAGGCATCTGCTGGCGGCGGCGGACGCGGAATGCGTGTGATTCGCAGCGCCGAAGAATTGCCCAGGCTTTTTCAGGCAGCGCACTCCGAAGCCGCGAACGCGTTTGGCAATGGCGACCTGTACATGGAGAAGTTCATCGAACGCCCCCGCCATATTGAGTTCCAGATTCTTGCTGACGAGCACGGCAAAGTGATGACGCTTGGTGAACGTGAATGCAGCATCCAGCGCCGGCATCAAAAACTGCTTGAAGAGTCGCCATCCACACGCGTGACTCCGAAATTGCGCAAGCAGATTAGTGAGAAATTAGAGTCATCGCTGACTGACATCGGGTATCAGAATGCTGGAACCATCGAGTTCCTGATGGATGAAGATGGCAGTTTGCACTTCATCGAAATGAATACTCGTATTCAAGTGGAACATCCAGTTACTGAAATGGTCACCGGAGTGGATCTAGTAAAAGCGCAAATACGAATCGCTTCTGGGGAGAAGCTGAGCGAAATCATTTCCGCTCCCATTGAGATGCGCGGTCATTCCATCGAGTGCCGAGTTAATGCTGAGCATCCCGAGAAATTCACTCCTTCGGCTGGCAAGATCACGGCCTTCAACACGCCCGGCGGTACTGGAGTGCGCGTCGATACAGCTGCGTATGCTGAAGGAGTAGTTCCTCCGTACTACGACTCACTGATCGCAAAATTGATCACTCACGGCAAAGACCGCGATGAGGCGATTGCTCGGATGTCTCGCGCGCTCGAGATGTTTATCGTAGAAGGGATCCACACGACCATTCCGCTACATCGACGAATCATGGAAAATCCGGACTTTCGCGCCGCCAACTTCGACACGAAGTTCATGGAGCGATTCCTGGAGAACAGTAGGAACGGAAGCGGCCGCTAA